The following are encoded together in the Adhaeribacter arboris genome:
- a CDS encoding response regulator, which produces MAEGNVRILIVEDEGILAMGLEDALMTDGYEVVGIADNGPEAITLLKENSVDLVLLDIHIKGDWDGIETAKHIRALKDIPFIYLTAFADEATVNRAKDTFPAAYLTKPYQQTNLRIAIEMALHQFAFRKENNAKVIPLHKPGEKDKMAPSAETILAINDAIFVKQNYRFLKIVLADILVLEADSNFTYIYTLENKFILRCSLQHVVEKISLPQLVRVHRSFAVNLQHLQTFNDSFVVIGKHEVPLGRNYKEEFFKHFNFL; this is translated from the coding sequence ATGGCAGAGGGTAACGTGCGCATTTTAATTGTAGAAGACGAAGGTATTCTGGCAATGGGCCTGGAAGATGCTTTAATGACGGATGGGTACGAAGTGGTGGGAATCGCCGATAATGGACCGGAAGCCATTACCTTATTAAAAGAAAATTCGGTTGATTTGGTTTTACTCGATATTCACATTAAAGGCGATTGGGACGGCATTGAAACGGCGAAGCACATTCGCGCGCTAAAAGATATTCCTTTTATTTACCTCACAGCCTTTGCCGACGAGGCTACCGTTAACCGGGCCAAAGATACTTTCCCGGCCGCTTACCTTACCAAACCGTACCAGCAAACCAACCTCCGCATTGCCATTGAAATGGCCTTGCACCAATTTGCGTTCCGCAAGGAGAATAATGCCAAAGTAATTCCGTTGCATAAACCAGGCGAGAAAGATAAAATGGCACCTTCCGCCGAAACCATCCTGGCTATTAACGATGCTATTTTTGTGAAGCAAAATTACCGCTTTCTTAAAATAGTTCTGGCCGACATTCTGGTGTTGGAGGCCGATAGCAATTTTACCTACATCTACACCCTGGAAAATAAATTTATCCTGCGGTGCTCCCTGCAACACGTAGTCGAAAAAATAAGCCTGCCGCAATTAGTGCGGGTGCACCGGTCTTTTGCCGTTAATCTGCAGCACCTGCAAACCTTTAACGATAGTTTCGTGGTAATTGGCAAGCACGAAGTGCCTTTGGGCCGCAATTACAAAGAAGAATTTTTTAAGCATTTCAATTTTCTGTAA
- a CDS encoding tetratricopeptide repeat-containing sensor histidine kinase, whose protein sequence is MTRLKYLLHLAIFLQTGLGFLPACTQTSEKKAGLLGNSSDSDNINNLYEFAHQNLSDMDTIRKTADVLLQMGKQNPDALLKGKILKTKYYWLTGNYQNAMRTGVQTLALAQRSELNPELPVIYSMLGNLYKEKKNYPKALECAGTGLQAAEALKDTANIIYLTQLKAMFTRSYGTELKDTTFIQQSFPIYLAGLRLAESSVKFEKNRTPFYNNIAQYFLYDQKDYNKAISYAQKALANGIKHRQLASLHYTYDWLGEAYFELGQKAKGLSYLREALQIAQQVNRPYRVMEIYQVIARYHQQMGNYQQALVHFTKYDLLRDSLALLENLKLMNELEVQYQAGKKEQEINVLKQISKTRSVQITWALGVVGILLLSGVIFGLQFRTIRRKNNLLNVQNEQINEQAEKLKLLMKELHHRVKNNLQIVSSLLSLQSNRLVDEDAKKAVKVGRQRIEAMSLIHRSLYQQDNPNLVNMKEYITDLAESLMESFGLSKEELKLDLCITVAELDVDKALPLGLIINEWVTNAFKYAYHQVPEPYLQVELHHTNGLHLFIRDNGPGLPAMVWEKPQTSFGLKLVKVLSKQLNGTCAVENQNGTTFTLHIPETTLKKAG, encoded by the coding sequence GTGACTAGATTAAAATATTTGCTTCATCTGGCTATATTTCTGCAAACCGGACTGGGCTTTTTACCAGCTTGTACCCAAACTTCGGAGAAAAAGGCGGGATTACTGGGCAATTCGTCTGATTCTGATAATATTAATAATTTATACGAATTTGCTCATCAGAATCTGTCGGATATGGATACGATTAGAAAAACGGCAGATGTATTATTGCAGATGGGGAAGCAGAACCCGGATGCATTATTAAAAGGAAAAATTTTAAAAACCAAGTACTACTGGCTTACGGGTAATTACCAAAATGCCATGCGCACGGGCGTCCAAACCTTGGCTTTGGCCCAGCGTTCGGAGCTAAATCCGGAATTACCCGTTATTTATTCCATGCTGGGCAACCTGTATAAAGAAAAAAAGAATTATCCCAAAGCGCTCGAGTGCGCAGGAACTGGGTTACAAGCAGCGGAAGCGTTAAAAGACACGGCGAACATCATCTATCTTACGCAACTAAAGGCCATGTTCACGCGCAGCTATGGTACCGAACTAAAAGATACAACTTTCATTCAGCAATCTTTCCCGATTTATTTAGCCGGGTTGCGACTCGCCGAAAGCTCCGTTAAGTTTGAGAAGAACCGGACTCCTTTTTATAACAATATTGCCCAATACTTTCTCTACGACCAAAAAGATTATAATAAAGCCATTAGTTACGCGCAAAAAGCTTTGGCGAATGGTATTAAACACCGGCAGCTTGCTTCTTTACATTATACTTACGATTGGCTGGGTGAAGCCTATTTTGAATTAGGGCAGAAAGCAAAAGGATTAAGTTATTTACGGGAGGCCTTACAAATTGCTCAGCAGGTAAACCGGCCCTACCGGGTAATGGAAATATACCAGGTAATAGCCCGCTATCACCAGCAAATGGGTAATTATCAACAAGCTTTGGTTCATTTCACGAAGTACGACTTACTGCGTGATTCGCTGGCTTTGCTGGAAAACCTGAAGCTAATGAACGAACTGGAAGTACAATACCAGGCCGGTAAAAAAGAGCAGGAGATAAATGTTCTGAAACAAATAAGTAAAACCCGGTCGGTGCAAATAACCTGGGCCTTAGGGGTGGTGGGTATTTTGTTACTATCGGGGGTGATTTTTGGTTTGCAGTTCCGGACTATCCGGCGGAAAAATAATTTGCTGAACGTGCAAAACGAACAAATAAACGAGCAAGCCGAAAAATTAAAATTACTGATGAAAGAACTGCACCACCGGGTAAAAAATAATTTACAAATTGTGTCGAGTCTCTTGAGTTTACAATCGAACCGGCTCGTAGACGAAGACGCGAAAAAAGCCGTAAAAGTGGGACGGCAACGCATCGAGGCCATGTCTTTAATTCACCGGAGTTTATACCAGCAAGACAATCCGAATCTGGTGAACATGAAAGAATACATTACCGACTTAGCCGAAAGTTTAATGGAAAGTTTTGGCCTGAGCAAAGAAGAATTAAAGTTAGATTTATGCATTACGGTTGCCGAACTGGATGTAGATAAAGCCTTGCCTCTAGGCCTAATTATTAATGAGTGGGTTACCAATGCTTTTAAATACGCGTACCACCAAGTGCCCGAACCATATTTACAAGTTGAATTGCATCATACCAACGGTCTGCACTTATTCATCCGGGATAATGGGCCGGGTTTACCGGCTATGGTGTGGGAAAAACCGCAAACTTCCTTTGGTTTAAAATTAGTGAAAGTCCTCAGTAAACAATTAAACGGTACTTGCGCCGTAGAAAATCAGAATGGTACTACTTTTACGCTTCATATACCGGAAACTACCCTTAAAAAAGCAGGCTAA